In a genomic window of Helianthus annuus cultivar XRQ/B chromosome 10, HanXRQr2.0-SUNRISE, whole genome shotgun sequence:
- the LOC110880886 gene encoding leucine-rich repeat extensin-like protein 3 has protein sequence MCDVCDNPCQPPIIPSPSPPPPPTTDTNCPPPPSQPQPQPQPQPTTPSVPTFSYYSPPPPFPVGGGGGGGSGGGGYGYPTTSMPPPNPILPYYPYYYNNPPPSGHKSSSFKLNINPICTILMSLEFLVIFYNSISF, from the coding sequence ATGTGTGATGTTTGTGACAACCCATGTCAACCGCCAATTATTCCGTCTCCGTCCCCTCCTCCGCCTCCCACCACCGACACTAACTGCCCGCCACCACCctcacaaccacaaccacaacctcagcCTCAGCCGACCACACCTTCGGTTCCTACTTTTTCTTATTATTCCCCTCCCCCTCCATTCCCCGtgggcggtggcggtggcggtggcagtggtggtggcggTTATGGCTACCCGACAACGTCGATGCCGCCACCAAACCCCATTTTACCCTACTACCCATATTATTATAACAATCCACCACCTTCTGGTCATAAATCATCCTCATTTAAGTTGAACATTAACCCAATTTGTACCATTCTCATGTCACTTGAGTTTcttgttatattttataattcTATAAGTTTCTAA
- the LOC110880887 gene encoding uncharacterized protein LOC110880887: MDGLTVKVYNGVKCYWRARGYHRLTTTTGGHEQQPRRTPRRVWRIRLNRRLKLKLPRSPKKIFVGLRDAYVNMMMKLANTSVVRGRTVSGYNGDAFGKINMVKEYDEKIIIEICKSLAVRENNQHQISSQIACSS; this comes from the coding sequence AGTTTACAACGGCGTAAAATGCTACTGGCGGGCAAGAGGCTACCACcgcctcaccaccaccaccggcggtCACGAACAACAGCCACGGCGGACACCGCGGCGTGTGTGGCGGATTAGGTTAAACCGGCGGCTGAAACTGAAGCTTCCGAGGTCTCCAAAAAAGATCTTTGTTGGATTACGCGATGCTTACGTCAACATGATGATGAAACTGGCGAATACATCGGTGGTTCGAGGAAGAACGGTGAGTGGGTATAATGGTGATGCGTTTGGGAAGATTAATATGGTTAAGGAGTATGATGAGAAGATTATTATTGAGATTTGTAAGAGTCTTGCGGTTAGGGAGAATAATCAGCATCAGATTTCGTCTCAGATTGCTTGTTCTAGTTGA